From bacterium, a single genomic window includes:
- a CDS encoding PD-(D/E)XK nuclease family protein, whose translation MKRDIAAVCRDHLFDEKIIITSASSSGRQLRERCARDGTPWLNLHARSVDGFARHILGDEDAVVTGLLTPGQSERLMRHACEGAIPEDSAFAALRSNRGFHRALLQGIEDCELAGLDPATLAATAFGDSERGRVFVAIHVTFAKLCAQRNRSTRSMLLRAALAAARESTSTRILLVEPSLLNRLPAVARELLEAAGDLHEIEARDARSTLHVHRAERPEWEVRAAFRTVLDSELRWEDAEIVLMRGDLLPLAYELSRQLDIPCTFDPGIPLHYSKAARTVTAYLRWISSDFAASHLIRMMYDGVPDFSEWKHEGVRGGRLSTAALLREAAIGWGRDRYLPRIDALIARRGTDEKISARDLKKRREFLADRAWIARLLEVTPHPDVENRVGLHALAEATRILVTDMSRDKYPGEQQALAELLRLLTDYLEGEDEHSPVAELSARVIADIRSITYPLVLQEPGAEPLLVTTPRPGHLHVSTAGRGGYSGRPCTLLLGADAATLPSPSAQNPVLLDSDRRAINLATGSHLPLASEKAEHDTAAFHALVSRITGQLHVSWSERDAQDGSVRFPSHLLLDLLRREQGDPQLGYDDLERAAGAPLSAAPLQNALSLAEYWLQRSITDEAEVLRHRMREALPLLARGSDAEAARAGDTFTAYDGSVAAEGVQHALPSPLSASRLEAFAKCPYRFFLSTILHLSPPDPWDRDAAEWLDAAQLGSAVHTILERFMDAVRAKNDFPVRPAHLPLLQQILTAVLTDTAERVPAPSALHRSEGAARVQDLCERFFRLECAEPGTPLALEQNFGHNRGEREPLPPLEIAVPGGTLQVSGGIDRVDSEADSSLLVRDYKTGKRHFDASVGLGGGKHLQHALYVEAVRTFFAQHRDVVAAEYVFLGENEGGLRLRMPDASAELPVALGHIRECITQGIYPHTPEKDECRHCDFAELCGSDDSVNIQSRQKLENAGNRMLDAWRSLRNV comes from the coding sequence ATGAAGCGGGACATAGCCGCGGTTTGCCGTGACCATCTGTTTGATGAGAAAATCATCATCACATCAGCCTCCTCATCGGGGAGACAGCTGCGCGAGCGCTGTGCCCGCGACGGGACGCCGTGGCTGAACCTGCATGCCCGTTCCGTCGACGGTTTTGCCAGGCATATCCTTGGGGATGAAGATGCTGTTGTCACGGGACTCCTGACACCCGGACAGTCCGAACGCCTCATGCGGCATGCATGTGAGGGAGCCATTCCTGAGGACTCGGCATTCGCCGCACTACGCAGCAACCGGGGCTTCCACCGTGCTCTGCTTCAGGGGATTGAGGATTGTGAATTGGCCGGACTCGATCCTGCCACACTCGCTGCCACTGCTTTCGGCGACAGCGAGCGGGGACGCGTGTTTGTCGCCATCCATGTGACCTTTGCCAAACTCTGCGCGCAGCGAAATCGCAGCACGCGCAGCATGCTTCTGCGCGCTGCTCTCGCCGCCGCACGTGAGAGTACATCAACACGCATCCTTCTTGTCGAACCATCGTTACTCAACAGGCTCCCGGCGGTAGCACGCGAGTTGCTCGAAGCCGCAGGCGACCTCCATGAAATTGAGGCCCGCGATGCCAGGTCCACCCTGCACGTTCATCGCGCAGAGAGGCCGGAATGGGAGGTCCGCGCAGCCTTCCGCACCGTGCTCGACAGCGAGCTGCGCTGGGAAGATGCGGAGATCGTTCTCATGCGTGGCGATCTGCTGCCACTCGCCTACGAATTGTCCCGCCAGCTCGACATCCCCTGCACGTTCGATCCGGGCATCCCCCTCCATTACAGCAAAGCGGCGCGCACGGTCACGGCATACCTGCGATGGATCAGCTCGGATTTCGCCGCCTCCCATCTCATACGAATGATGTATGATGGCGTCCCTGATTTTTCGGAATGGAAACACGAGGGAGTCCGCGGGGGAAGACTGTCGACAGCCGCACTGCTGCGCGAGGCGGCGATCGGCTGGGGACGGGACAGATACCTCCCTCGCATTGATGCGTTGATCGCACGACGCGGGACTGATGAAAAGATCAGTGCCCGTGACCTTAAAAAGCGCAGGGAGTTTCTTGCTGACCGGGCCTGGATCGCACGGCTGCTCGAAGTAACACCCCATCCCGATGTCGAGAACCGCGTTGGCCTGCATGCCCTTGCAGAGGCAACACGTATCCTGGTCACGGACATGTCGCGTGACAAGTATCCCGGTGAACAACAGGCGCTCGCTGAACTCCTTCGCCTGCTGACGGATTATCTCGAGGGTGAGGATGAGCATTCTCCTGTGGCGGAGCTGAGTGCACGCGTCATCGCGGATATCCGCAGCATCACCTATCCCCTCGTACTGCAGGAGCCGGGTGCAGAACCGCTGCTGGTCACGACGCCGCGTCCCGGACACCTGCATGTCAGCACTGCGGGACGTGGAGGATACAGCGGACGCCCATGCACACTGCTGCTCGGAGCGGACGCAGCGACGCTGCCCTCGCCGTCCGCACAAAACCCCGTGCTCCTCGACAGCGATCGCCGAGCCATCAATCTTGCGACCGGAAGCCACCTCCCTCTCGCATCCGAAAAGGCGGAACACGATACTGCCGCTTTTCATGCTCTTGTGAGCAGGATTACCGGACAGCTGCATGTCTCGTGGAGCGAACGCGATGCGCAGGATGGGAGCGTGCGTTTTCCTTCACACCTGCTGCTTGATCTGCTGCGCAGAGAGCAAGGCGATCCACAGCTGGGATACGACGACCTCGAACGCGCAGCGGGCGCCCCGCTCTCGGCAGCTCCCCTGCAGAATGCTCTCAGCCTGGCCGAGTACTGGCTGCAGCGCAGCATCACCGATGAGGCGGAGGTACTTCGCCACCGGATGCGCGAGGCCTTGCCGTTGCTCGCACGTGGCAGCGATGCAGAAGCCGCACGGGCAGGCGATACATTCACGGCATACGATGGCAGCGTTGCCGCTGAAGGAGTGCAGCATGCGCTGCCCTCGCCGCTTTCCGCCTCACGCCTCGAAGCCTTTGCCAAATGCCCCTATCGTTTCTTTCTTTCAACGATACTGCATCTGTCCCCACCCGATCCCTGGGATCGTGATGCTGCTGAATGGCTCGACGCGGCGCAGCTCGGGAGTGCGGTACACACCATCCTCGAACGTTTCATGGATGCCGTTCGGGCGAAAAACGATTTTCCGGTTCGTCCCGCACACCTTCCCCTGCTGCAGCAGATCCTGACAGCGGTTCTCACAGACACGGCGGAGCGCGTTCCGGCTCCTTCGGCTCTGCACCGCAGCGAGGGCGCAGCGCGGGTGCAGGATCTCTGTGAGCGTTTCTTCAGACTCGAATGCGCAGAACCCGGCACCCCTCTCGCGCTGGAACAGAACTTCGGGCACAACCGGGGCGAACGAGAGCCCCTTCCACCACTGGAGATCGCGGTCCCCGGCGGCACGTTGCAGGTCAGCGGCGGGATAGACCGTGTAGACAGTGAAGCAGACAGCAGCCTTCTCGTCAGGGATTACAAAACCGGGAAGCGTCATTTTGATGCTTCCGTCGGACTCGGTGGAGGCAAACATCTGCAGCATGCGCTGTATGTCGAGGCGGTGCGGACTTTTTTCGCGCAGCACAGGGACGTGGTCGCCGCGGAATATGTGTTCCTGGGAGAAAATGAAGGTGGGCTTCGTCTGCGCATGCCGGATGCAAGTGCGGAATTACCCGTCGCACTCGGACATATTCGCGAATGCATCACACAGGGCATATACCCGCATACACCGGAGAAGGACGAATGCAGGCACTGCGATTTTGCAGAGTTGTGTGGAAGTGACGACAGCGTGAATATCCAGTCGAGACAGAAACTGGAGAACGCAGGCAACCGCATGCTGGATGCATGGAGGAGTCTGCGAAATGTCTGA
- a CDS encoding T9SS type A sorting domain-containing protein, which yields MRQWIRLQGFLLACMILSGSAFAQAPQPGYDNPAPALPGTVVQDQDLAVIETNCADIDQAIDLRDALVENGAVVSIITSPQRMLAWVPEGAREAVRSTQLSTATGSIGVMTLSYSSAEFDMNHDPNQMLAAENDADRAIVEYLDFIKRPLTDEEKEAIREREFEIQKKMELEPPLDCMDWPTTDMQSPRELNGGIPAIGGTEDAVLRRTAIRGFVVHTSFFVESKSGTGTWNWSSLIYTRYRNFYIAGMNYWSSFVARYGKSVTTLWRLYSPYSSGAQVNGEPTSIGEDSYIPQCVIKVAPPTPWDLPPNWEWAGAGLRWGWYYNKRIREAYDADDAICGFICYKPTYDEAVWPHANGVIWGGTDFEGVYFTLDTQYWQAELDPFSAPQRNVIAHEIGHLWGAPDEYRSDNCNWSYRGIRNVNCQSTTSAYLRSGTMKGWDGIMVTNYTNGNSLATPVHTGVINKLQAVTTRCFSSTPTGVTLSFRNCDGIGTVNRNTPTCIPMDYDYCHRIVAPSKVFKSGQWWYFDHWKVTRENNSVTNIDYYGNELPSYAFSSTFANAAKDVEAVFTNNPPDIFSNNTTLQADLAPGNFAVSPALAIGLRWRVKYNMLDADTHIEYEASAGNWKELSFGDFTLGPFRVDINQWTGVHINKVPNASGSGSTVIQPNKTYRFRIVGEFNGNRGTPSTPASVTTRPASPADTAYCYDANEPNSPSNPTVLTSSGPGMETYALDGAIAISPYPAEFTWFVPIWDFYRITVINVSNQLFGERVTLKVRPKDGSDFVPRLRAQRVGQNTYINGTTLGGVATLNLTSDGEYLIRVESQISQTISWDFVDRSGGHYSFGEYELEVSRTVAKPGFKVPDLCINCIKLKLVQPLPGEIIMRPHPKFDLFSTGMDRNTPQMFQMYYQTPPGYSFLGFTGDLGEIQKNPADVSFGPNSEPGEYSVYPVIEAISSGQAELVVINPEGPGGPFDARQATNIGGTLTAEAKPPQGYTFVGWGGDTTSTTNPLQVTMWRSKRLIAYYRPKPCTPEPMTEWRHILKFTNARQNEVEMTYGMLTGAGDGLEAGQVDLPPIPPPTAFDIRFINIAGSQGSTTDQRAVKSSHTYQGRVQTGGTAPVEMRWDPPAASPNASYTLKIQGVSGSIDMRSESSFTFKDEGSYIFTIEVKESSCPEPTEENEVIVTTEDVNNDEWPCISLKLRVVDRQTGEPRPYYNPYNLKLFQKSQTGENVPTRIREFIQRDSVLIVRICPDPDEPTRDREIVVVNENENDEQKKDTVTVRVPPPVPDGDGDPERFVLRHEGEWELVSTPLALKSPDVATLFQDPNLRLYGFDTEQGAYIAAENMVFGEGYWMKGMPFDQILIGLSKPSLMLEGLSGIGEPYGYGWNLIGSLASAVDVSSIQQNPAGSMKSIFGWDPSQGYIVPTQVEPGKGYWVRLDPDAKLTLSTSGVRGSGGGTAYARTVSAIDLAGILTLQNGEGQTRPLYISGTVADDAMRKDLTLPEVPPAGAFDLRTAQGSQFLFPGENIVTIRGSGRHVLSLPSAAQRATIEVRDENDRLLHTFDGSAGDHMLIDVTGERMLKLRTRVAPASEQLTLGSNYPNPFRSSTRTFIPYSLTQDGTVRLTVYDMLGREVRTLVLETQTAGSHVATWDGLDANGLLVPVGMYTCRLESAAGVVSRTLSIVK from the coding sequence ATGAGACAATGGATACGCTTGCAGGGTTTCCTGTTGGCATGTATGATCCTGTCGGGATCTGCGTTCGCGCAGGCTCCGCAGCCAGGGTATGACAACCCTGCTCCAGCCCTGCCGGGTACGGTGGTGCAGGACCAGGACCTGGCAGTTATCGAGACCAACTGTGCCGATATCGACCAGGCAATTGATCTGCGTGACGCGCTCGTTGAAAACGGCGCAGTCGTGTCAATTATCACTTCGCCGCAGCGCATGCTCGCGTGGGTACCTGAAGGCGCCCGCGAAGCCGTGCGTTCCACACAGCTGTCAACCGCAACCGGAAGCATCGGCGTGATGACACTGTCGTATTCCTCGGCGGAGTTCGACATGAATCACGATCCGAACCAGATGCTCGCAGCGGAAAATGACGCTGACAGGGCCATTGTCGAATATCTGGATTTCATCAAACGTCCACTCACGGATGAGGAAAAGGAAGCGATCCGCGAGCGGGAATTCGAGATTCAGAAGAAAATGGAGCTGGAACCGCCGCTTGATTGCATGGACTGGCCGACGACGGACATGCAGTCACCCCGTGAACTCAATGGCGGTATCCCGGCCATTGGCGGGACCGAGGATGCAGTGCTGCGACGCACCGCGATCCGCGGCTTTGTCGTACACACCAGTTTTTTTGTGGAAAGTAAATCCGGTACCGGCACGTGGAACTGGTCGTCACTGATCTACACGCGCTACCGGAACTTCTATATCGCCGGTATGAATTACTGGTCCAGTTTCGTGGCCCGATACGGAAAGTCGGTAACCACACTCTGGCGTCTGTACAGTCCGTATTCCTCCGGCGCCCAGGTGAACGGTGAGCCCACCTCCATCGGTGAAGATTCCTATATCCCGCAATGTGTTATCAAAGTCGCACCACCGACACCGTGGGACCTGCCGCCGAACTGGGAATGGGCCGGGGCCGGACTGCGCTGGGGCTGGTATTACAACAAGCGCATCCGTGAAGCTTATGATGCAGACGATGCGATCTGCGGTTTCATCTGTTACAAGCCCACGTACGATGAAGCTGTCTGGCCGCATGCCAACGGCGTCATCTGGGGCGGCACCGATTTTGAAGGAGTGTATTTCACGCTCGATACGCAGTACTGGCAGGCGGAGCTGGATCCGTTCAGCGCTCCGCAGCGCAATGTGATCGCGCATGAGATCGGACATCTCTGGGGTGCCCCTGACGAGTATCGCAGCGACAACTGCAACTGGTCGTACCGTGGCATCCGTAATGTCAACTGCCAGAGTACAACCTCGGCGTACCTTCGTTCCGGTACCATGAAGGGATGGGACGGCATCATGGTCACCAACTATACGAATGGCAACAGCCTGGCGACTCCGGTGCATACCGGCGTGATCAACAAGCTGCAGGCCGTGACCACCCGCTGCTTCTCGAGTACGCCAACGGGCGTCACGCTGTCGTTCCGCAACTGTGATGGCATCGGAACCGTCAATCGCAATACGCCAACCTGTATTCCGATGGATTACGATTACTGCCATCGCATCGTTGCCCCGAGCAAGGTGTTCAAGTCGGGACAGTGGTGGTATTTCGACCACTGGAAGGTGACGCGTGAAAATAACAGTGTTACCAATATTGACTACTACGGCAACGAACTGCCGTCGTATGCATTCAGCAGCACGTTCGCGAATGCGGCGAAGGATGTTGAGGCGGTGTTCACGAATAATCCGCCGGACATTTTCTCCAACAACACGACGTTGCAGGCGGATCTTGCGCCGGGGAATTTCGCGGTGTCACCCGCTCTCGCAATCGGTTTGCGCTGGCGTGTGAAATACAACATGCTTGATGCGGATACTCACATTGAATACGAGGCCAGTGCCGGAAACTGGAAGGAACTCTCCTTCGGCGATTTCACACTCGGACCCTTCCGCGTGGATATCAATCAGTGGACTGGCGTTCACATCAACAAGGTACCGAACGCTTCCGGCAGCGGTTCTACGGTCATTCAGCCGAACAAAACCTACCGCTTTCGCATCGTTGGCGAGTTCAACGGGAATAGAGGTACGCCCTCGACTCCCGCGTCGGTGACCACGCGTCCCGCCTCCCCGGCAGATACTGCCTATTGCTACGACGCGAACGAACCAAATTCACCTTCGAATCCGACCGTGCTGACTTCCTCGGGTCCGGGAATGGAAACCTATGCGCTCGATGGCGCAATCGCCATTTCACCGTATCCGGCGGAATTCACGTGGTTCGTTCCGATATGGGACTTCTACCGCATCACCGTCATCAACGTGTCGAACCAGCTGTTCGGCGAGCGTGTGACGCTGAAGGTGCGTCCCAAAGACGGCTCCGATTTCGTCCCGCGTCTGCGTGCGCAGCGCGTCGGACAGAACACTTACATCAATGGCACCACCCTGGGTGGTGTTGCGACGCTGAATCTGACCTCTGATGGTGAGTACCTGATCAGAGTGGAATCGCAGATATCGCAGACCATTTCATGGGACTTCGTGGATCGCTCAGGCGGACACTACAGTTTCGGTGAGTATGAACTCGAGGTCAGCCGCACGGTGGCGAAACCCGGATTCAAAGTCCCCGATCTCTGTATCAACTGTATCAAGCTCAAGCTCGTGCAGCCGCTGCCCGGAGAAATCATCATGCGGCCGCATCCGAAGTTTGACCTCTTCTCGACAGGTATGGACAGAAATACGCCACAGATGTTTCAGATGTATTACCAGACACCACCGGGGTATTCCTTCCTCGGATTCACTGGCGATCTCGGAGAGATACAGAAAAATCCTGCGGATGTCAGTTTCGGCCCGAATTCCGAACCGGGCGAATACTCCGTCTATCCGGTCATCGAGGCCATCAGCAGTGGACAGGCCGAACTGGTGGTGATAAATCCTGAAGGACCCGGTGGTCCCTTCGACGCACGACAGGCAACAAATATCGGAGGTACGCTGACGGCGGAGGCGAAACCGCCACAGGGCTACACGTTCGTTGGTTGGGGCGGCGATACCACATCCACCACGAATCCTCTGCAGGTCACCATGTGGCGCAGTAAGCGGCTTATCGCCTACTACCGCCCGAAACCCTGCACGCCTGAGCCGATGACGGAATGGAGGCATATCCTGAAATTCACCAATGCCCGTCAGAACGAGGTTGAGATGACCTATGGTATGCTGACCGGCGCAGGTGATGGACTGGAAGCCGGACAGGTGGATCTCCCGCCGATTCCGCCTCCCACGGCGTTCGATATCCGCTTCATCAACATTGCCGGATCACAGGGCAGCACCACCGATCAGCGTGCGGTCAAGAGCTCGCACACCTACCAGGGACGCGTGCAGACTGGCGGCACCGCTCCGGTAGAGATGAGGTGGGATCCCCCTGCAGCGTCGCCGAATGCAAGCTACACGCTGAAGATTCAGGGCGTGAGCGGCAGTATCGACATGCGCTCGGAATCCAGCTTCACGTTCAAGGATGAGGGATCCTACATCTTCACCATCGAAGTGAAGGAATCCAGCTGTCCTGAACCGACGGAAGAGAATGAAGTGATTGTCACCACAGAGGACGTGAACAACGACGAATGGCCATGCATCAGTCTGAAGCTGCGTGTGGTCGATCGCCAGACCGGTGAACCGCGTCCGTACTACAATCCGTACAACCTCAAACTGTTCCAGAAATCCCAGACGGGTGAGAATGTCCCGACGCGCATTCGCGAATTCATCCAGCGTGACTCCGTGTTGATCGTGCGCATCTGCCCCGATCCCGACGAGCCGACGCGCGATCGTGAAATCGTCGTTGTCAATGAGAACGAAAACGACGAGCAGAAGAAGGACACCGTCACGGTTCGGGTTCCACCTCCTGTTCCTGACGGCGATGGAGACCCCGAGCGCTTCGTGCTCCGCCACGAAGGCGAGTGGGAACTCGTCAGTACACCGCTTGCACTGAAGAGTCCTGACGTCGCGACACTGTTCCAGGATCCGAATCTGCGCCTTTACGGATTCGATACCGAGCAGGGTGCATACATCGCTGCTGAAAACATGGTGTTCGGTGAGGGCTACTGGATGAAGGGCATGCCCTTCGATCAAATCCTAATAGGACTCTCGAAGCCATCCCTGATGCTGGAGGGACTGAGTGGAATCGGTGAGCCTTATGGCTACGGCTGGAATCTCATCGGATCACTCGCCTCGGCGGTGGATGTGAGCAGCATTCAGCAGAATCCTGCCGGCAGCATGAAGTCCATCTTCGGATGGGATCCCTCGCAGGGTTATATCGTTCCCACCCAGGTTGAGCCCGGCAAGGGCTACTGGGTGCGCCTTGATCCTGACGCCAAGCTGACACTGTCCACCAGTGGTGTACGTGGCAGCGGCGGGGGTACGGCGTATGCGCGTACGGTTTCCGCCATTGACCTGGCCGGAATACTGACGCTTCAGAACGGAGAGGGCCAGACACGACCACTGTATATCAGTGGGACGGTAGCAGATGACGCCATGCGCAAGGACCTCACACTTCCCGAGGTCCCGCCTGCAGGTGCTTTCGACCTGCGTACCGCGCAGGGCTCGCAGTTCCTCTTCCCTGGTGAAAACATCGTGACGATCCGCGGAAGTGGACGTCATGTACTCTCCCTGCCTTCGGCAGCACAACGTGCGACGATCGAGGTGCGGGACGAAAACGACAGGCTGCTGCATACGTTTGACGGCAGCGCCGGCGATCATATGCTGATCGATGTTACGGGTGAACGCATGCTCAAACTGCGCACGCGCGTCGCCCCGGCATCCGAGCAGCTGACGCTCGGCAGCAATTATCCGAATCCCTTCCGTTCGTCAACGCGGACGTTTATTCCTTATTCGCTGACACAGGACGGAACGGTACGACTGACCGTGTATGACATGCTTGGCCGCGAAGTGCGCACGCTCGTTCTCGAGACGCAGACCGCTGGCTCACATGTCGCGACCTGGGACGGCCTGGATGCCAATGGCCTCCTCGTCCCTGTGGGCATGTACACCTGTCGCCTCGAATCAGCAGCAGGCGTTGTTTCCCGTACACTGTCGATCGTCAAATAA
- a CDS encoding carboxypeptidase regulatory-like domain-containing protein: MNLRSILVLIGLLAAGSMASAQYADVNSFLQLGGSSYISIPYNDQLNLNFANTGQISIDAWVYPTSGGTKMAIVGNDEATGYWFGMTSARKLRFSPNPGMWQESSSSIPLNTWTHVGVSYDAFKNSMVFYINGSIDRTISTPQSYIAYNYSDLRIGADRLKTGPAMYWNGGLDEVRIWNAAMNYSNAAGLLYRIPLAMTGGLHGRYMMGGWRMNGNAQSVDGKVNGTAIGGVSYATKPDAPFYSRIAFVATNGPDRSDHLTIPHRAALTLTQPFTLECWVRPTSGGNTQYQTFITKGLYSSSRYNYWFGLNKSNMRLMFLPNGDWKNPTTSNAALPLNAWSHVAARFEQNGSNFIATVFIDGVPAGSRSYTSTGSGNTDPVIIAAAGTRSSGYTAYGYSGHIDEVRIWKVARTDDQIADYHRVEMQGGQSGMLARYPMHGDDVDRSGNNFDGTADFRGSTAYFADASSQPSPPNIVLIRPLGGERWEIGSTQSIRWTAIGLVNVRIELSRDGGQTFTPLAASVPASPGAYQWTVDGPPTTTAIVRVRNISSNEFSAQSQSFQIEDPVPVLDVAPRQLVFNMYEGGPAPAPQYIHLRNVGGKTLSWTANRLSKMWYTLDPEQGSSNEDSVKVEITDTQLALGTHTDNVRIGGNAVNAGILVNIVCNVVPAESYQISGTVRTGSGAPAAGVRMVVVGTMSAEAWTDASGDYAVSGLIPGDYSIAPTSTFFDFTPASESFNGLSEDKSGVDFRATRRSGDIVIRFKEGWNLLSIPIPQDDNGVGEVFPNAVGTAYEYIPDQGYAEATELEPGKGYWIKFNSPDSIVISGPYQTALELTLQDEYGGWNLIGGPCGTVPLMNIAENPAGALLQVFAYDPDTGYMDPPGAALHAGQAYFMRVNVEAVVQLITQSFAPVGNPFLEDAWYHAHDRKRASPPPPPFMKPPPEN, from the coding sequence ATGAATCTACGCAGCATACTCGTATTAATAGGCCTGCTCGCCGCGGGCAGTATGGCGTCGGCGCAGTATGCGGATGTCAACAGTTTCCTGCAGCTCGGCGGCTCCTCCTATATCAGTATTCCCTACAATGACCAGTTAAACCTCAACTTCGCCAATACCGGGCAGATCAGTATCGATGCCTGGGTGTATCCCACATCCGGTGGTACGAAGATGGCCATCGTCGGCAACGACGAGGCTACCGGCTACTGGTTCGGGATGACGTCGGCACGCAAACTTCGTTTTTCCCCGAATCCGGGAATGTGGCAGGAAAGCAGTTCCAGCATCCCGCTCAACACCTGGACGCATGTCGGCGTCAGCTACGATGCGTTCAAGAACTCCATGGTGTTTTACATCAACGGTTCCATTGACCGGACTATCAGTACACCCCAGAGCTATATCGCGTACAATTACTCTGATCTTCGCATCGGGGCAGACCGGCTGAAAACCGGTCCTGCGATGTACTGGAACGGGGGACTCGATGAAGTCCGCATCTGGAACGCCGCAATGAATTACAGCAATGCGGCCGGACTGCTGTACCGTATTCCGCTCGCGATGACCGGCGGATTGCACGGCCGCTACATGATGGGTGGCTGGCGCATGAACGGCAATGCCCAGTCGGTTGACGGCAAGGTAAACGGAACAGCCATCGGCGGCGTGTCATACGCGACGAAGCCGGACGCGCCGTTCTATTCGCGCATCGCGTTTGTCGCCACGAATGGCCCCGACCGCAGCGACCATCTCACCATTCCGCATCGCGCCGCCCTCACGCTTACCCAACCCTTTACACTCGAGTGCTGGGTTCGACCGACGTCTGGCGGGAACACCCAATACCAGACCTTCATCACGAAAGGACTTTACAGCTCGAGTCGCTATAACTACTGGTTTGGTCTCAACAAGTCGAATATGCGGCTCATGTTCTTACCGAACGGTGACTGGAAGAATCCCACGACCAGTAATGCAGCCCTTCCGCTGAATGCGTGGTCGCATGTTGCCGCTCGTTTTGAACAGAACGGAAGCAACTTCATCGCCACGGTTTTCATTGACGGTGTTCCTGCCGGTTCACGCAGCTATACCAGTACCGGCAGCGGAAATACCGATCCAGTCATCATTGCCGCGGCAGGGACGCGGTCTTCCGGATATACTGCCTACGGGTACAGCGGTCATATCGATGAGGTTCGCATCTGGAAGGTGGCTCGTACGGATGATCAGATTGCGGACTACCATCGCGTGGAGATGCAGGGCGGACAAAGCGGCATGCTTGCCCGCTATCCCATGCACGGCGACGATGTGGACCGTTCCGGGAATAATTTTGACGGAACCGCCGATTTTCGTGGCTCCACCGCCTATTTTGCCGATGCGTCTTCACAGCCGAGCCCACCGAATATTGTGCTCATTCGTCCCCTCGGCGGCGAGCGCTGGGAAATCGGATCGACGCAGAGCATACGCTGGACGGCAATCGGACTCGTAAACGTGCGTATCGAACTCTCACGTGACGGCGGACAGACCTTTACTCCGCTTGCCGCTTCCGTGCCTGCGAGTCCGGGTGCGTATCAGTGGACCGTTGACGGTCCCCCGACCACCACCGCCATTGTCCGGGTACGAAATATCTCATCAAATGAATTCAGTGCACAGAGCCAGTCCTTCCAGATCGAGGACCCCGTCCCTGTGCTCGACGTGGCACCTCGCCAGCTGGTGTTCAACATGTATGAAGGTGGTCCCGCACCGGCACCGCAATACATCCACCTCAGGAATGTCGGTGGAAAGACGCTGTCATGGACGGCGAATCGCCTCAGCAAAATGTGGTATACGCTTGACCCGGAACAGGGCAGCAGTAACGAAGATTCCGTCAAGGTGGAGATCACCGACACCCAGCTGGCCCTCGGGACACATACCGATAACGTGCGCATCGGTGGGAATGCCGTCAATGCCGGCATCCTCGTGAACATTGTCTGCAACGTCGTGCCCGCTGAATCCTATCAAATATCCGGGACGGTGCGCACGGGAAGCGGAGCTCCCGCCGCGGGCGTGCGCATGGTCGTTGTCGGAACGATGAGTGCGGAAGCCTGGACTGATGCCAGCGGCGACTACGCCGTGAGCGGACTGATACCGGGTGATTACAGTATCGCGCCGACGAGCACGTTTTTCGATTTCACTCCCGCGTCAGAGAGCTTTAACGGCCTGTCTGAAGACAAGTCGGGTGTGGATTTCCGTGCGACACGACGGAGCGGCGACATCGTCATTCGCTTCAAGGAAGGCTGGAACCTGCTGTCCATTCCCATCCCGCAGGATGATAATGGCGTCGGCGAGGTGTTCCCGAACGCCGTGGGAACAGCCTACGAGTACATTCCGGATCAGGGATATGCGGAAGCAACCGAGCTGGAGCCCGGAAAGGGATACTGGATCAAATTCAACAGTCCCGATTCCATCGTTATCAGCGGACCGTATCAAACCGCGCTGGAACTGACATTACAGGACGAGTACGGTGGATGGAATCTGATCGGTGGTCCCTGTGGAACCGTTCCGCTCATGAACATCGCGGAGAATCCCGCTGGTGCCCTGTTGCAGGTGTTTGCCTACGATCCGGACACCGGCTACATGGATCCGCCGGGAGCCGCACTGCATGCAGGCCAGGCGTATTTCATGCGTGTCAATGTCGAAGCCGTGGTCCAGCTCATCACGCAGAGCTTTGCACCGGTCGGAAATCCATTTCTCGAGGATGCATGGTACCATGCACACGACAGGAAGCGCGCTTCACCGCCGCCTCCGCCTTTCATGAAGCCGCCACCGGAGAACTGA